The window GCCGTCTGCAAAAAGATGTTGTGGGCGTGAGCGATATCCTGGCCGGGCGTGAAGGGGAGCGGGTAGAGCCGAAACACCACCTGGCGAAACGCCCCCAGGCCGACGCCGGTGTAGGGGAAGTCGGCCACGGCGCGGACGGCCCACGGCCAGATTTCCTTGCGATAGTTGAGCGTAACCAGCGAGCCGACGGCCGTTTCCGACGGCGGATTCAGCCAAAGATCGCGCAGTTCGGCCGGGCCAATCCAGAGGACAGCCCCCAGCCCCACGACGGCCATGATACCCACCCCGGCCCACATCGCCGCGCGGTAGGTCGATGGCGGCAGCACGACGGCCCAGAGGATCAGGAGGATAAACAATCCGGCCACCGCGCCCACCCAGCCGCCGCGCGATTGGGTCAGGATGAGGATGGCGATTGCCCACAAGGCGGCCAACCCCAGCCCCAGGCGCAGCCACGACGATGACCGCCCGGCGCGGGGAGCCAACAGGAGGGAGATGATGACCGGCAAAAAGAGGCAGATGAGGCCGGCCAGTTGGTTGGGATGAACCGTGAAACCGGCCAGCCCCGGCAGCGATTGCGCGCGAAAGGGATTGAGTTGAACGAGGATGGGTATCTTGGGGATTTCCTGCAATCCGATAACCCCGACCAGACTAAAGCCCAGGCCAATCGCCACCATCGCCGCCACCGCCCAGCCCACGCGCCGCCGCGAGTGGGCGGCCAGGGCCACAAAGCGCCAGACGGCCAGCCCCAGGATCAGGCCCGTCGCCTTGGGCAGCGTCTCCGCCGGGTCGGCCGTCGCCAAGATGCCGACGCCCAGTGTGATCCCCCACACAATCATGACGGCATCGAAAGGCGTCGATACTGGTCGTCGGCTGAATAGCGCCGCCAGCCACATGGCGGCCAGGGCCAA is drawn from Candidatus Promineifilum breve and contains these coding sequences:
- a CDS encoding O-antigen ligase family protein, which encodes MNLVPGLTQPPTEERRSNRLIALEGVVLVLAAPFLLAPELSAVATAAALLALAAMWLAALFSRRPVSTPFDAVMIVWGITLGVGILATADPAETLPKATGLILGLAVWRFVALAAHSRRRVGWAVAAMVAIGLGFSLVGVIGLQEIPKIPILVQLNPFRAQSLPGLAGFTVHPNQLAGLICLFLPVIISLLLAPRAGRSSSWLRLGLGLAALWAIAILILTQSRGGWVGAVAGLFILLILWAVVLPPSTYRAAMWAGVGIMAVVGLGAVLWIGPAELRDLWLNPPSETAVGSLVTLNYRKEIWPWAVRAVADFPYTGVGLGAFRQVVFRLYPLPFTPGQDIAHAHNIFLQTALDVGLPGLVAYGALLMVAAVAGWRVARRDVGLRAAALGVLAGLAAVHVFGLADALALGSKPGIVFWLALGVLAAMNREEVLGSRG